In Pseudomonadota bacterium, one DNA window encodes the following:
- a CDS encoding NTP transferase domain-containing protein yields MKLDIVILAAGKGRRMNSDLPKVLQPLAGRPLLAHVISTCRELPEAKVHVVYGHGGEAVRAAFQDDSTLQWHLQAEQLGTGHAVDCAMGALGDDDSLVLVLYGDVPLVTAATLERLIEQTEPKVPGHATPADHDSASSQFPVRTDALALLTLHAPDPTGYGRIVRDDAHQVQRIVEEKDADAAQRRIQEVNTGVLACRTGLLRRWLKHLDNANAQGEYYLTDVIEMAVADGIPVNAEMVHDEDEVLGINDRLQLAAAETALRRRTANAL; encoded by the coding sequence GTGAAGCTCGACATCGTCATCCTCGCCGCCGGTAAGGGCAGGCGAATGAACTCCGATCTGCCCAAGGTGCTGCAGCCCCTCGCCGGCCGCCCGCTGCTCGCCCACGTCATCTCCACCTGCCGTGAGCTCCCCGAAGCGAAGGTCCATGTGGTCTACGGTCACGGCGGAGAGGCCGTGCGCGCCGCCTTCCAAGACGACAGCACCCTCCAATGGCACCTCCAGGCAGAACAACTCGGCACGGGGCACGCGGTGGACTGCGCCATGGGCGCGCTTGGTGACGATGACTCCCTCGTGCTGGTGCTCTATGGCGACGTACCCCTGGTCACGGCCGCCACCCTGGAGCGCCTGATCGAGCAGACCGAACCCAAGGTCCCGGGCCATGCCACGCCCGCGGACCATGACTCCGCGTCGTCGCAATTTCCGGTCCGCACCGACGCCCTCGCCCTGCTGACGCTCCACGCGCCGGACCCCACGGGCTACGGCAGGATCGTGCGCGACGATGCTCACCAGGTGCAGCGAATCGTCGAGGAGAAGGATGCGGACGCGGCGCAACGTCGGATCCAGGAGGTCAACACGGGCGTGTTGGCCTGTCGCACGGGCCTGCTCCGGCGCTGGCTGAAGCACCTCGACAACGCCAACGCCCAGGGCGAGTACTACCTGACGGACGTCATCGAAATGGCCGTAGCGGACGGCATCCCCGTGAACGCGGAGATGGTCCACGACGAAGACGAAGTGCTGGGGATCAACGATCGCCTCCAGCTCGCGGCCGCAGAAACCGCCCTACGCCGGCGCACCGCCAACGCCCT
- a CDS encoding acyl-CoA thioesterase, producing the protein MSDRPRKSLTMTVLMTPDMANFAGNVHGGSLLKLLDQVAYACAAQYCKSYVVTASLDHLAFKAPIKVGELVTFLAHVNYTGKTSMEVGVKIMTQDLHTDEQRHACSCYFTMVAKDDQGHSRLVPQLEPESDVERALYEAGRMRREMRREMLERNRALHVVVDQPLD; encoded by the coding sequence ATGAGCGATCGTCCCCGCAAGTCCCTCACCATGACTGTGCTGATGACGCCGGACATGGCCAACTTCGCCGGCAACGTGCACGGCGGCTCCCTGCTCAAGCTCCTCGACCAGGTGGCGTACGCCTGTGCCGCCCAGTACTGCAAGTCCTACGTCGTCACCGCCTCCCTCGACCACCTGGCCTTCAAGGCCCCGATCAAGGTGGGCGAGCTGGTCACCTTCCTGGCCCACGTGAACTACACCGGCAAGACCTCGATGGAGGTCGGCGTGAAGATCATGACCCAGGACCTGCACACGGATGAGCAGCGCCACGCGTGCAGCTGCTACTTCACCATGGTGGCCAAGGACGATCAGGGCCACTCCCGCCTAGTGCCCCAGCTAGAGCCGGAGAGCGATGTGGAGCGGGCCCTCTACGAGGCGGGACGGATGCGTCGGGAGATGCGTCGGGAGATGCTGGAGCGCAATCGCGCCCTGCACGTGGTGGTCGATCAGCCGCTCGACTGA
- a CDS encoding F0F1 ATP synthase subunit epsilon: MSTIQVDIVSAEGEIFSGEAAMVFASAREGDVGIAPRHAPLLTDLRPGDVRVQLPEGGEELHFYVSGGSLEIQPHLITVLADTVVRAADLDEAEAEEAMRRAQDALNDQAATIDWARAQAELAEAAARLRAIRRLRKQS; the protein is encoded by the coding sequence ATGAGCACGATTCAGGTCGACATCGTCAGCGCCGAGGGAGAGATCTTCTCCGGCGAAGCGGCCATGGTGTTCGCGTCCGCCCGTGAGGGCGACGTGGGTATCGCGCCCCGCCACGCCCCGCTGCTTACGGACCTGCGCCCGGGTGATGTCCGGGTGCAGTTGCCCGAGGGCGGCGAGGAGCTGCACTTTTACGTGTCCGGCGGATCGCTGGAGATCCAGCCGCATCTGATCACGGTGCTGGCCGACACGGTGGTGCGCGCGGCGGATCTGGATGAGGCGGAGGCCGAAGAGGCCATGCGCCGTGCCCAGGACGCGCTGAACGACCAGGCCGCCACCATCGATTGGGCACGCGCTCAAGCCGAGCTGGCTGAAGCCGCCGCCCGCCTGCGCGCGATCCGCCGCCTGCGCAAGCAGAGCTGA